One Conger conger chromosome 7, fConCon1.1, whole genome shotgun sequence genomic window, GTAACAAAGACACAGTATATAAACAAAGAACAAGTTTGGCACACTGGGAtaaactgcaagtcactttcaATAACACTAAGCTTTTGGCCAGCAGACCTTTGCCAAAGCATTAGGGAATTACAATGATAAAGGCAAACTTGGGGATGAGAGAACTCTGGGATTGTATCCAGCACGCTCGGGCTTGACGTACCTCCTGTCTTTGGATTTTTTGGTCTCGGGTTCAGAGCTCTTGGGTTTTTCCTGCTTGACGTTCACTGGAGCTTTGGGAGGCGAGACCGACGGCTTCTCATTGGCCGAAGAGGACGTCTGTGGCCCTCCCACTTCTTCTTTTATGACTCGGTCGGAAGACTCAGTACTGGGCTTCGGTTTGCCTTTGTAAGCAGAAACATGTTAAACTAAGCGCGATACATTTGGAGGTTTTTTTGGAAAAACAAGCTTGAGACAGAGAACAAGCTTTAAATGCACAGATGAGGATTAGAAATACCCACTTGTTGTTGctttcccaaaaaaatgattcATGGCATTCATCTTGGGGCTGGGCTTACTTTTCGATGTCCCCACCTACAGTAATAATGCAAATCGTGGCAACACAATTACTCAAACACATCATTTAAGTGCAGTTTCTTGCTTTACTGTACCTCTGCCCTATACCTGCCAGTGTAAAGTTGTCCGGTCATGAGAAACTACTCCAAATACCAAAAAGATCcttcattgcacacaaaaaTAGCCTGGCTCAATCGAAAGTAATGGAAAAAGGGCCAATCCATACCAACTCCAAGAGGTTGCACCACAGGACCTCTtggattttgtatttttctgtgtgttggtagacAATGATGAGATGTAAAATATGCAATGTTGAGTTCTCTAACACTGTCTATAgtaccaacacacagaaaatggaataaaaaatcCAAGATGTGCTGTAGTGCAACCTCCTGGAGCTGGAGGATGGAATGGCCCAAAACAAGTATTGCCACAGTAACTCAGAAAGCCACCCATTTAACTTGCTTCAGTCAAAAAAAGATCCGACAAGATCAACCCAAACTGTCCAgactgcagtgtacacacacacataccgtgCCAgtgtcctcctccacctctgttTTAACCTCTTTGCTGCACTCCTGTGTTTTTGGAGAGCTCTTGCTGGCAAACATTCCCATGATGCCTTTGGGCTGCTTTGCGGCTGGTTTGGAGGCTTGAGGGGCGTGGCCGTTGAGAGCAGATCTGCTGCtttctgttgctgctgctgctggtggtggtggggccTGTGCCTTCTCCTGGGCCCGCTGCACCTCTACAGCTGACATGGGGACAGCACTGCTGCAGCGAATAGCACTGTACCTGccatccacagacacagacacagacacagacacagacacagacacagacacagacacttgTACTTAATTTGTGCTGGTcaatataatgaataaataaataacaccgtcccctgccccacacacattacatgtCCCACCTGGAAGCAAGAACCCTATGAATCATGTCATCCTGACAAGGAATTTTGAAGGTCTACAAATCACTCCACAGAACACCATGCATTACTTCAACCAATGGTTTTTGTTTATGTCTCAAAAcggcataacatttttttttacaaaatatccCCGTGCCCATTTTTGTCGCATTAATTTCTAAATTAAGAATTAATCTTGACTAGGTcgcacacagccacatacaATTTTTGCGTTGCTGTGCATATCTGAACTTAACAACAACAGAGAAGTGGCAGCTTGATCATACTTGCTGCAGTTTTTCAGATTCTCCTTCACGGCATCATAGTCTGTGCTGTAGAGAGGTCCGCTGTCCTTCAGCACGGCTTTCTGGATGCTGTAGACGTGAACGCTGGCCGTCGCCTCCATCTTAGACTTCACATCTGGGCAACGATCAAGAtttcaaaatgtgcaatgtGTGTTTGACACAGATGTATCTTCTGTGACCATGTAACACCATTCTTGATATTTTAATGATCAGAAACAAAACGCCTGTATTAGCATACCATACAGCTATGATACAACCACATGCATATTCCAGTGtcatataaaaatgtacagGGACCACAGAATACAACACTTTGCATTAGCATAAGTCCTAAAATAGTCTGAAAATGGTTCAATACATCTACAGGACTTTGAATTGTGGATCAGTTAAGATTAGACTCATTTGAATTAATGTGCTGTGGTAGAAATAGGGAGTGAATCAGTATTACCTGACAACAGATTTGTGAATATTGAGTTTAAAACTCATTTTAAAACTACCAAATTTATAGATTTATGTACATGTTTTTGTGATGTACAAAATGCTGCTTTGAATATAAAAAGTAAATGTTACAACAGGATTAAATGGAAGGAAATTATATGAAACCTCTGTTAAATGTTAtgcaattttttcatttttttattagagGAGTGCAGCATTTTTAAAGTGGGGGGCGATGGGCAGTGTCAAGTTATTAAAATGACCCATAAGAAAAGTGGCAATAGAAGTGGAATAGAAAATGTTCCACTCTACATTTCTTGGTTGCATTAGCCAAAAGCTTTAAGGTTTGGAAGATGGAAAAAgtataacaaaacatttttaacaattCTGCTCACCTTCTAGCTGATCTTCTCTCACTACTGCCACCTTGTGACCctaaagagaaaagaaagaaaacaatcgAAACATCTCCATAATGCCCTGCATATGAATCATAAGAATAATCTAATTATAAAAAGGAGTGGGAACCCCTGAGATCAAGGTAGGTGGACAAACAATCAcgacaaacacaaaaaattgCAATATATTTTGCCATGTGATGAGGTAATGCAAAAAGTTATCTAAATAAAGTGTTGAAAACACGGGCCTCTCACCATAATGCCATTCTCCAAACACTTGCCAGACACGAGATAAGTTGCATGAAGTCGAGACCCAGAGCTGTCCTTTCTCTTCTGGTCCAAGTAATGAAACAGCATCCTAGAACAGAAAATTAGGATGTGATAATACTGTCATATTGTTATGGCACATCCTATGGAAAGAGTAGCTGCAACGTTATACAAAtgactgttagctagctaaactgTTGGTCATGACTACATAATCAAAGAATATCTCACTGTTTGGCCTGGTTGACATGGACTCCAAGTGTAAGGCTCAGCCATTTGTAGGTCACCTGCAACCACAAACAATAGCAAGACAATGTTGGGGAATTGTTGTTTAGACCACGGGATAACGTTAGATATCGTagctaacatagctagctaggtaaccAAAAACAAATTGCATGGTAAGTTAACAAACTGACAGCATCTACCAAGTTAGCAACGGCAAACACGTTGGCTGCACACAGGTGGAAAACACTAGTTGACAGCGAACTAGTTAATAAACATACTGGTTCTGTTAACCCACATATGTGATCAGAATATTTGCATGATAGCGTTAAGTTTCAATATTAGTAAACAGAAATTAAATCCAGTGTTGTAGACAAGGCTAGCTGACGTAAATGACAGATAACCGTAGGCTAGTTAGCTAAAGTTACAGTGcttctaaaaaaaacattatcagCCAGCTAATGTCAACGCTACACTGGCTACGACTACAtccagctatcaaaaatatagGTAACTAGATTGATGTTATAAACAACATTGGGTTAACTTTGGTTAGGCTAGTGCAAGCTACCTATTAAGATCATGTTACTTTGCTGACAATGACAAAACTATTAGTTACCATTACCTGTGGACTAATCGTAAGATTGATGgaactagctaacattagctcagTTGTCGAACCAACAACTGAGCAATCCCTTGCTGCAAGGGATGCTGACAGAAACAGGATTTCAAACAGAACGTGCACTTACGATTTTGTTATGATCGTGGACGAATTCGTCAATATTGTCTAAATAGAGGTCGTCCATAATGAAAATTTGATTAAATAACAACTGACTTCAACAGCTGGCAAGCTTGCTTAGCTTGTCGCTAACTCGATTGCACAGAGTAGACTAACGTCCCAGTGGTCCAAGTTATTTGCCTGTGTAGTGCTTTTCAGGCGGGAATGAGTGCCGCACATTTCCTCCGGGTCCTATCTTAGGGTCAAAGTGCATGGTTTACTGCATCTACGGATACTCGAAGGGATCAAATGATATGTTACGTCCCAGACCGCGCCAGTGCGCCACAGCACTTTTTTTTACAGACTACATGCACGCACTCTTGTTTAACTGTATGTTTTCCATAGTTGTTGCTATATGTATAGAAATCTGTGCAGCCTCATTACTAATTATTCATGGTGCACAAGGCTATTATGTGCATTGCTATGGTATGGCATTGCAGGCAGTCACAGCACCCTGCTGTTGCACCATCCAGAACTTGCCACCCTTGATCTTAATTATTGAAGTTGTCTGTTAGTCAATCATACTCTACTTCTTAGTTTAATACAATAGTTAATGAACTATTAGTTATTTAGTAATGCTGATTTACCAACAAATTTGTGTAAAAGTATTAAACTGTCATATATTCATTGCTAAAACATTGTTTGTAAACACAGACCTTGGATACAAACTAATCCATGCATTGCGTGTTTAACTGGTAccctgttttctttttaaccCAAATAAGTAGTAGCTATAGACATGTTTAAAGTTCCTCTAAAACAAGTTGTTTCACTTATATGActcatttttgtttaatttgaaaatgttgtGATTATGACGTATGTCACAAAAGTTCTTTTCGCACAGTAGTCTCCTCCGGTCAGCTGGAAAACAATTTTTCAGTTGCTGCAGTGCTGTTTAAAAGTGTGTTGTGTAGCTGTCATACAACTGATCACATCAGTGAATTCTATACATGGATTGTTTGAAgttgaaataatgaaattacataatgaaataatgtattGGTAACATGGAACAATGTACATCTAATGTTGCTGTTTAAGACACTCTCTTTCCCCCTTAATTGTTTTATGAAATCttgatgcatgtttgtgtaatgtCCTTCACTTCCGTGTTACAAACATTTTCTCAGCTAATAATAAAACTGCACTTCTCGCAAGTCCTTAgagtttatattacatttatttcatgtcaCTTCACATAATGTTGTATTAATTGCAAGTACTTTCCCATGCACAAATCATTCAGTGTTTTATTACTTTGTTCAAATGCCACATACATTTTAAGAAGAACTATATATATTTGTTAtacaaaaatggcaaaaagcaatcatacagtatattgattgCTTTGCTTTGTTCAGAATATCATGTGTTacacaagacaagacattaAGAGACTGCTTAGCTAGAGCTACAGCAGAACTACAGCTAAAGGAATAGGCTACCAAGATCGATCTGAAGTACACACAACATTTGGGTCAGCAGTTTTGCGCAGAACTATAAATaacacaaatgtaaatgtataacaTATTGATTATAACTGAAATCACATGGTGATGTCCAAAGGATGGGTCAGTGCATCTGGGCCAAGGGGTTCTATAGTTTTTGTCGAAAATGAGACACACAGCatctgaaagagaaagagaaatatgtatataaatgaatatgctgaaatacatgaaataaaacatttaaacacaatcatgtatgcgtgtatgtgtgtgcatgtgtgtgcgtgtgtgtgtgtgtgtgtgtgtgtgtgtgtgaatatattatataattaaactaattaaaaaacaattaaccaattatttttaaattggctGATGgctataaatatattaaattctAATATTAATTGGAATTTGATTCTAGCAGTAGGACCATGTCTACCCAGTCTTCAACCGTATTG contains:
- the pold3 gene encoding DNA polymerase delta subunit 3 isoform X1; translated protein: MDDLYLDNIDEFVHDHNKIVTYKWLSLTLGVHVNQAKQMLFHYLDQKRKDSSGSRLHATYLVSGKCLENGIMGHKVAVVREDQLEDVKSKMEATASVHVYSIQKAVLKDSGPLYSTDYDAVKENLKNCSKYSAIRCSSAVPMSAVEVQRAQEKAQAPPPPAAAATESSRSALNGHAPQASKPAAKQPKGIMGMFASKSSPKTQECSKEVKTEVEEDTGTVGTSKSKPSPKMNAMNHFFGKATTSKPKPSTESSDRVIKEEVGGPQTSSSANEKPSVSPPKAPVNVKQEKPKSSEPETKKSKDRSSKSKRLELSDSEDERLESQKKRRRIKKPQLDSSDEEVIPETPPSRDVETPTPSPESHVKKESAPQAEENVGGRRRKRRKVLKPHTFLDEEGCIVTEKKYESESYSESEDDFKASKPPPKEAAPVKPPAGKRKEEDKRSQKKAAANKTTKQASIMGFFQKK
- the pold3 gene encoding DNA polymerase delta subunit 3 isoform X2, whose product is MDDLYLDNIDEFVHDHNKIVTYKWLSLTLGVHVNQAKQMLFHYLDQKRKDSSGSRLHATYLVSGKCLENGIMGHKVAVVREDQLEDVKSKMEATASVHVYSIQKAVLKDSGPLYSTDYDAVKENLKNCSKYSAIRCSSAVPMSAVEVQRAQEKAQAPPPPAAAATESSRSALNGHAPQASKPAAKQPKGIMGMFASKSSPKTQECSKEVKTEVEEDTGTVGTSKSKPSPKMNAMNHFFGKATTSKPKPSTESSDRVIKEEVGGPQTSSSANEKPSVSPPKAPVNVKQEKPKSSEPETKKSKDRSKSKRLELSDSEDERLESQKKRRRIKKPQLDSSDEEVIPETPPSRDVETPTPSPESHVKKESAPQAEENVGGRRRKRRKVLKPHTFLDEEGCIVTEKKYESESYSESEDDFKASKPPPKEAAPVKPPAGKRKEEDKRSQKKAAANKTTKQASIMGFFQKK